In Pseudothermotoga hypogea DSM 11164 = NBRC 106472, the following are encoded in one genomic region:
- a CDS encoding 4Fe-4S binding protein, with product MDLSCEYAGLKLKNPIVVASSGLTENLKNMKKAEEHGAACVVVKSLFEEEVCRISPTPRFEIIERRMGKLRSHTFYSFEQASNFDEREYFEEIRKAVNVLSIPVIPSVNCISDEGWRKYARMAEESGAPALELNVSCPHGSISFRGGDVEEKILNVARVVRDTVKIPIIVKLPMQLSSPISMAGMLERIGVNGVVMFNRLTGLDIDVENEKPIMHGGYAGHGGPWSFNAVLRWVAASSPHLNISIAASGGVGSGIDVAKFIYAGADVVEVCSLIYLMGYEAIEMILKELQQFMEQKSYKSLDEFRGKVSGPKILSNEQIDRRHIYVAKIDPKLCSMCDICRKVCIYDAPYKSEKTYVIGNTCDGCGLCVKLCPTKAIDLVSRGKEG from the coding sequence ATGGATCTATCATGCGAATACGCGGGGCTGAAGCTGAAGAATCCCATCGTCGTGGCTTCTTCTGGTTTGACGGAGAATCTGAAAAACATGAAGAAAGCCGAAGAACACGGTGCTGCGTGCGTCGTGGTCAAATCTTTGTTCGAAGAAGAAGTGTGCAGGATTTCTCCCACACCGAGGTTTGAAATCATAGAGCGAAGGATGGGAAAGCTGAGATCACACACGTTCTACTCCTTCGAGCAGGCGAGCAACTTCGATGAACGCGAGTACTTCGAAGAGATTCGAAAGGCAGTGAACGTGCTTTCGATTCCCGTTATTCCCAGCGTAAACTGCATCAGCGATGAGGGCTGGAGGAAATACGCGAGGATGGCGGAAGAATCTGGTGCACCAGCGCTGGAGCTGAACGTGTCTTGCCCACACGGTTCGATATCCTTCAGGGGTGGAGATGTTGAGGAGAAGATATTGAACGTCGCCCGCGTGGTTCGCGACACGGTCAAGATACCGATCATCGTGAAGTTGCCCATGCAACTCTCCTCTCCCATCTCTATGGCAGGTATGCTGGAGAGAATCGGTGTGAACGGTGTGGTGATGTTCAACCGTCTCACGGGACTCGACATAGACGTCGAGAACGAAAAGCCTATCATGCACGGCGGTTATGCGGGTCACGGAGGTCCTTGGTCGTTCAACGCGGTGCTCAGATGGGTCGCGGCGAGCAGTCCTCATCTGAACATCTCGATCGCTGCCTCTGGTGGTGTGGGAAGTGGTATCGACGTGGCAAAGTTCATCTACGCTGGTGCAGATGTGGTCGAAGTGTGCAGTCTCATCTATCTGATGGGTTACGAAGCCATAGAGATGATATTGAAAGAACTTCAGCAGTTCATGGAGCAAAAATCTTACAAATCCTTGGACGAGTTCAGGGGCAAAGTGAGTGGACCCAAAATCCTGAGCAACGAACAGATCGACAGAAGGCACATATACGTCGCCAAGATCGATCCAAAGCTCTGCAGTATGTGCGATATTTGCAGAAAAGTGTGCATCTACGATGCACCTTACAAATCTGAAAAAACGTACGTGATTGGCAACACATGCGATGGCTGTGGTCTTTGCGTGAAGTTGTGTCCAACCAAGGCGATTGACCTCGTTTCGAGGGGGAAGGAAGGATGA
- a CDS encoding FAD-binding protein: MKKFFADVAVIGGGGAGLRAAIAAKEKVPSLKVLLLSKKPLGVGGTTAIACSDRMAFHATLPYTLPEKDNWRHHAMDIYRIGGEVSDYNLAEILARESADALEYLLNLNVPFVKTKDGKVDQFLTDGSIYPRACYVGPETAVEIHKALLRKFKALNIDLRENAMLYDFIVKDDRVIAAKFVDVETNEPFCVFAKAFVLATGGAGRLFKRNVFPSEMTGDGYAAALRAGAELVNLEFMQIGVCHPHILFASSGSMFRSLPRIVDEKGEEFIPRYLSEEDRRHLTELQFKKGAHWPVSYESPTRVIDLAVYAHLEKGHRVFFDFMKNPSYLSLESVPEEILKWSEKVDSKLFSLPTPYERLLKINPRVVEWLKERHIDLSKEPLEVQNALQHFQGGVKIDERARTSLKGLYAAGECAGGQHGANRPGGNSLLDTQVFGKIAGENAALEAMNKQIADVPIEQEKFFGEVPASEARRIVVDLISKHGFLVRFDEGLKLALGQLEKLQEQGVAQDEKGLSFLLETRNMLTLARAILSAELIRNESRGPHLKFEAFDPPTMNFVQRREDWNRYIVLRLVDGQIRHEIREPVRPKE, translated from the coding sequence ATGAAAAAGTTCTTCGCGGACGTTGCCGTGATAGGTGGTGGGGGTGCGGGGCTCCGTGCCGCGATCGCCGCTAAAGAAAAAGTACCTTCGTTGAAAGTTTTACTTTTGAGCAAGAAGCCTCTCGGTGTTGGTGGCACAACGGCGATCGCCTGTTCGGACAGAATGGCTTTCCACGCAACATTACCTTACACACTTCCCGAGAAGGACAATTGGCGTCACCACGCGATGGACATATACAGAATAGGTGGTGAAGTCTCAGATTACAACTTGGCGGAGATCTTGGCTCGAGAGAGTGCAGACGCGCTGGAGTACCTTTTGAATTTGAATGTTCCCTTCGTGAAAACGAAGGACGGCAAAGTAGATCAGTTCTTGACGGATGGATCGATTTACCCGAGGGCTTGCTACGTTGGACCTGAGACCGCCGTGGAGATACACAAGGCACTTTTGAGAAAATTCAAAGCTTTGAACATAGACCTTCGTGAGAACGCCATGCTGTACGACTTCATCGTCAAAGATGACAGAGTCATCGCAGCGAAGTTCGTCGATGTTGAAACGAACGAACCTTTCTGCGTGTTCGCCAAGGCCTTCGTGCTCGCCACGGGTGGTGCGGGAAGACTGTTCAAAAGAAACGTCTTTCCTTCTGAGATGACAGGAGATGGCTATGCGGCGGCGTTGAGAGCCGGTGCGGAGCTTGTGAATCTCGAATTCATGCAGATAGGTGTATGTCATCCGCACATTTTGTTCGCAAGCTCGGGTAGCATGTTCAGAAGCCTTCCAAGGATCGTGGATGAGAAAGGCGAGGAATTCATACCGAGGTACCTTTCTGAGGAAGACAGAAGACATCTCACAGAGTTACAGTTCAAAAAGGGTGCGCATTGGCCCGTCTCGTACGAATCACCCACCAGAGTGATAGACCTCGCCGTGTATGCGCACCTCGAAAAAGGGCACAGAGTTTTCTTCGACTTCATGAAGAATCCTTCCTACCTTTCACTCGAGTCCGTCCCAGAAGAAATACTCAAATGGAGCGAGAAGGTCGATTCAAAACTCTTCTCACTGCCCACACCTTACGAGAGATTGTTGAAGATAAATCCACGTGTCGTCGAATGGTTGAAGGAAAGGCATATCGATCTGTCAAAAGAGCCATTGGAAGTTCAGAACGCACTTCAACACTTTCAAGGCGGTGTCAAGATCGATGAACGCGCGCGAACATCTTTGAAGGGACTCTACGCGGCAGGTGAATGTGCAGGAGGTCAACATGGGGCGAACAGACCAGGTGGAAACTCGCTCTTGGACACGCAGGTGTTCGGGAAGATCGCAGGAGAGAACGCGGCGCTCGAAGCGATGAACAAACAGATTGCGGACGTTCCGATCGAGCAAGAGAAGTTCTTTGGCGAAGTTCCTGCGAGCGAGGCACGAAGAATCGTTGTGGACCTCATCTCGAAGCACGGTTTTTTGGTGAGGTTCGATGAAGGCCTGAAGCTCGCGCTCGGCCAGTTAGAAAAACTTCAAGAACAAGGCGTTGCGCAGGATGAAAAGGGTCTTTCCTTCTTGCTCGAAACCAGAAACATGCTGACCTTAGCCAGAGCCATCCTGTCCGCCGAACTGATTCGAAACGAGAGCAGGGGACCTCATCTAAAGTTCGAAGCCTTCGATCCACCGACGATGAATTTCGTACAGAGAAGGGAAGATTGGAACAGATACATCGTCCTTCGCCTCGTTGACGGGCAAATTCGTCACGAGATCAGAGAACCCGTGAGACCCAAGGAGTGA
- a CDS encoding zinc-binding dehydrogenase — MRFKAMVLEAFGEPLRMREFEIRELAEGSVLVRTLASGVCGSDVHIAKGEDPRTPVPIILGHEGVGEVIEVVGEKKDINGEPIRPKDRIIWNRGIVCKKCYWCTVAKQRHLCPNRKVYGINMTCKDYPHLLGCYSEAIVLLPEVEVLRLSHDIDPCTIVTASCSGATAMNALDSLAEPLVGKTVVVQGVGPLGIFIAVAAKSLGASTVVVIGGSLERLSVAKEFVDVSLNRRELSEEERKKRVLEITHNRGADIVIEATGDSQALLEGFNLLRRGGTYLVTGVAVPQQPIPFSVYENLVLKGITVQGVWVSDTRHLIQAVNIVASRSKVFEKLVTHKFKLEQANEALECVEQRKALKAVICFE; from the coding sequence GTGAGATTCAAAGCGATGGTTCTTGAAGCGTTCGGAGAACCCCTTAGAATGAGAGAGTTCGAAATAAGGGAACTTGCTGAAGGTAGCGTTCTGGTGAGAACGCTCGCGAGTGGTGTCTGTGGAAGCGACGTTCACATCGCCAAAGGAGAAGATCCCAGAACACCCGTTCCCATCATTTTGGGTCACGAAGGTGTGGGAGAAGTCATCGAAGTCGTGGGAGAAAAGAAGGACATCAACGGCGAACCGATCCGTCCCAAGGACCGAATCATCTGGAACAGAGGCATCGTGTGCAAAAAATGTTACTGGTGTACCGTGGCGAAACAACGACACCTCTGTCCCAACAGGAAGGTCTACGGGATAAACATGACCTGCAAGGACTATCCTCACCTACTGGGTTGTTATTCAGAAGCGATCGTGTTGCTTCCAGAGGTTGAAGTGTTGAGGCTTTCTCACGACATCGACCCATGTACCATCGTGACAGCGTCTTGCTCTGGTGCGACCGCCATGAACGCTCTCGATTCCCTCGCAGAACCACTCGTTGGAAAGACCGTCGTGGTTCAAGGCGTTGGACCGCTGGGTATCTTCATTGCCGTGGCTGCCAAGTCCTTGGGCGCTTCGACCGTTGTGGTCATAGGTGGCTCTCTTGAGAGACTGAGCGTTGCTAAAGAATTTGTCGATGTTTCGCTCAACAGAAGAGAGCTTTCGGAAGAAGAGAGAAAAAAGAGAGTTCTCGAAATCACACACAATCGAGGTGCAGACATCGTCATCGAAGCCACTGGAGACAGTCAAGCACTGCTCGAAGGGTTCAACCTGCTCAGACGCGGAGGCACTTACTTGGTCACAGGCGTCGCCGTACCACAGCAACCAATCCCATTCTCAGTCTATGAAAACCTCGTACTCAAGGGTATCACAGTTCAAGGTGTGTGGGTCAGCGACACGAGACACTTAATTCAAGCTGTGAACATCGTGGCTTCTCGTTCAAAGGTGTTCGAAAAACTCGTCACGCACAAATTCAAGCTCGAACAAGCGAATGAAGCGCTCGAGTGTGTTGAACAAAGAAAAGCGCTGAAGGCGGTCATCTGCTTCGAATAA
- a CDS encoding type II secretion system protein GspD codes for MRKVMAFSFLLLIAITCFFQQEPLVTNIFQDAYILDILADMSAQTGVSIIADTTVTGFVTVEFKDVPLEQALKMVLMPGGYTYTKLDGFYFVGSPDPKNPAFRHIAQTKTYKLKYLTVDSLSSLMPTMYEPFVKVDKETNQVTITAPVEFVAEFEKILSQIDVAPSQIKISVLVTEISKDKLSELGLQEIGYSFGANQQFNENWQAITGLVSGALAIQTDIFGTIVAKIAALEEQRQAKIKADPWIIAKENKPARLFVGQREIIIVQPEGAAATIQTVDVGIGLDIIARVVAENEIEVSLTPSVSYFSNGRTTRTLSTKRNEMSTTLIIRSGQTVAVSGLTVEGDSQSSSGLPLLSRIPLLRYLFGVRSESSEQRELVIFLSVEKL; via the coding sequence ATGAGAAAGGTGATGGCGTTTTCGTTTTTACTGTTGATCGCGATCACGTGTTTCTTTCAACAAGAACCGCTCGTGACGAACATCTTCCAGGATGCCTACATTCTGGACATTCTGGCCGATATGTCGGCTCAGACGGGTGTCTCGATCATAGCGGACACGACGGTCACTGGTTTTGTGACGGTGGAATTCAAAGACGTTCCACTCGAACAAGCATTGAAGATGGTGCTCATGCCCGGCGGTTACACCTACACAAAGTTGGACGGCTTCTACTTCGTCGGTTCACCAGATCCAAAGAATCCGGCGTTCAGGCACATCGCCCAGACGAAAACGTACAAGTTGAAGTATCTCACCGTTGATTCTTTGAGCAGTTTGATGCCCACCATGTACGAACCTTTCGTGAAAGTCGACAAGGAAACGAACCAAGTCACGATCACAGCTCCTGTGGAGTTTGTTGCTGAATTCGAAAAGATTTTGAGCCAAATAGACGTCGCTCCGAGTCAGATCAAAATAAGCGTTCTGGTGACGGAGATCTCCAAGGACAAGCTCTCAGAGCTCGGTCTTCAGGAAATAGGCTACAGTTTCGGTGCGAACCAGCAGTTCAACGAGAACTGGCAGGCGATAACTGGACTCGTTTCGGGCGCTTTGGCCATCCAGACGGACATCTTTGGTACGATCGTGGCCAAGATAGCGGCGCTCGAGGAGCAACGTCAAGCGAAGATAAAGGCAGATCCTTGGATCATAGCGAAGGAGAACAAACCAGCCAGATTGTTCGTTGGTCAGAGAGAGATCATCATAGTACAACCCGAAGGTGCCGCGGCCACGATACAGACTGTGGATGTGGGCATTGGGCTCGACATAATCGCGAGAGTCGTTGCAGAGAACGAGATAGAGGTTTCACTCACACCGAGTGTGAGCTACTTCTCCAACGGACGAACGACGAGGACCCTGTCGACGAAGAGGAACGAGATGTCCACGACGTTGATCATTCGAAGTGGTCAAACCGTGGCGGTGAGTGGCCTCACGGTCGAAGGCGATTCTCAGAGCAGTTCAGGTTTACCTCTGTTGTCGAGAATACCTCTTCTCAGATACTTGTTCGGAGTGAGGTCGGAATCGTCTGAACAGCGAGAACTGGTGATATTCCTGAGCGTCGAGAAGCTCTGA
- a CDS encoding COG1470 family protein, which yields MRKITAVLILSMCMMIFSFNIRIDPILISKVVGQGEKTSASIFIENADEFETINFEVSIMDIVQNREGGYVVAPAGSTDYSAAKWTKVTPAKFSVQPKRSAKVDVEINVPRGVIGGRYAAVVLKIVTKKEELTGMEEATGFGVLLDYQIASFIELNIDSLRKRPELYVTGLSLRKISEIPSLAEVQNIIGPNANVFAVTVLNKGNVHVQAHGELTIKTKDNRTLAKFPMGSGNILPGAEVELRSITTRQFPEGSYIARAVVNYGGYRPAILEAELNIVKDEAVSKTQKQSEAPLIFVEPGNIELKCLPGAFRSTTVEIFNRGNQTVNISASVYPLVYDLEGELVPTETRGQAPSWIEISPTSFQLKPNQSRKLRISVRPSEDVKGGQYFDLSFVATAEDLKSEQGANLLVFVGKDEEMIQRASMQFTKVVPTEEGLEVDLVVNNEGNMHFSPSISVGLERIIPEREEGGIVYPESSERIVSASYKADNPMLPGTQRLFMVGLNVDLKSGEYVLIARLDLQNMEQVMIRERIRIERGEEQ from the coding sequence ATGAGAAAGATAACAGCTGTGTTGATCTTATCGATGTGTATGATGATTTTTTCTTTCAACATACGTATCGATCCGATTTTGATAAGTAAAGTCGTCGGACAAGGCGAGAAAACTTCAGCTTCGATCTTCATCGAGAACGCAGACGAGTTCGAGACTATAAACTTCGAAGTCTCGATCATGGACATCGTTCAAAACAGAGAAGGTGGATACGTTGTGGCACCCGCCGGCTCGACCGACTACTCGGCTGCCAAATGGACCAAGGTGACGCCGGCGAAGTTCAGCGTGCAACCGAAAAGATCCGCTAAAGTTGACGTTGAAATAAACGTTCCTCGTGGTGTCATAGGTGGCAGGTACGCGGCCGTGGTGCTCAAGATCGTGACCAAGAAAGAGGAACTGACGGGGATGGAAGAGGCAACGGGCTTCGGCGTACTCTTAGACTATCAGATAGCGAGCTTCATCGAGTTGAACATCGACTCCTTGCGAAAGAGGCCAGAACTTTACGTTACAGGCCTTTCTCTGAGAAAGATAAGTGAGATACCATCGTTGGCGGAAGTACAGAACATCATCGGTCCGAACGCGAACGTTTTCGCGGTGACGGTTCTCAACAAGGGCAACGTTCATGTGCAAGCTCACGGTGAGCTGACCATCAAGACCAAAGACAATAGGACCTTGGCGAAGTTTCCCATGGGCAGTGGGAACATCCTGCCTGGAGCCGAGGTGGAACTGAGGAGCATAACGACTCGACAGTTTCCCGAAGGAAGCTACATCGCGAGGGCCGTGGTCAACTACGGAGGCTACAGGCCCGCGATCTTGGAAGCGGAGCTGAACATCGTTAAGGATGAAGCGGTTTCGAAGACTCAAAAACAGAGTGAGGCACCACTGATCTTCGTCGAACCTGGAAACATAGAACTGAAATGCCTTCCAGGTGCGTTCAGAAGCACGACGGTGGAGATCTTCAACAGGGGCAATCAGACGGTGAACATTTCAGCTTCCGTGTATCCTCTGGTGTACGACCTCGAAGGCGAACTGGTTCCCACCGAAACCAGAGGTCAAGCACCGAGTTGGATCGAGATCAGTCCAACTTCGTTTCAGTTGAAACCTAACCAGAGTAGAAAGCTGAGGATCAGCGTAAGACCATCGGAAGATGTTAAAGGAGGCCAGTACTTCGACCTCTCCTTCGTGGCGACGGCGGAAGATCTCAAGAGCGAACAGGGTGCAAACTTGCTCGTGTTCGTTGGGAAAGACGAAGAAATGATCCAAAGGGCTTCTATGCAATTTACGAAGGTCGTTCCCACGGAAGAAGGTTTGGAGGTTGATTTGGTAGTTAACAACGAAGGAAACATGCACTTTTCGCCTTCTATCAGTGTTGGACTCGAAAGAATCATACCGGAACGTGAAGAGGGCGGGATCGTTTATCCCGAATCGAGTGAAAGGATTGTGAGCGCTTCTTACAAAGCTGATAATCCAATGCTCCCCGGGACGCAGAGACTGTTCATGGTTGGTCTGAACGTTGATTTGAAAAGCGGAGAGTACGTACTCATAGCTCGATTGGACCTACAAAACATGGAACAAGTCATGATCAGAGAGAGGATCAGAATAGAAAGGGGCGAGGAACAATGA
- a CDS encoding TrpB-like pyridoxal phosphate-dependent enzyme, giving the protein MRVRVDLKVEEMPKYWYNVLADLPFKLDPPLDPRTKQPISPQALSAIFPEALIEQEVSEKREIPIPEPVLREYAVFRPTPLYRATYLEEYLQTPARIYYKYEGASPTGSHKTNTALAQAYYNKISGTKRLVTETGAGQWGSALCYAGAKFGLTVNVFMVRISYEQKPMRKYLMKLFGGDVVPSPSDRTNFGRSLLEKNGDMPGSLGIAISEAIEVAVSDPGTKYSLGSVLNHVLLHQTVIGLEIKKQLALLNETPTIVLGCHGGGSNFAGTILPFVPDKLAGKNIRLIACEPTACPSLTKGRYEYDYGDTAGMTPLLKMYTLGKDFIPPKIHAGGLRYHGAAPIVSRLLKEGLIEAVAFDQEEVFNAARLFAKLEGIVPAPESSYAIYGAIKEALRAKEEKKEEVIVFNLSGHGLFDLIAYVS; this is encoded by the coding sequence GTGAGAGTCAGGGTGGATTTGAAGGTTGAAGAAATGCCGAAATACTGGTACAACGTGCTCGCAGATTTGCCTTTCAAACTCGATCCTCCGCTGGATCCAAGAACCAAACAGCCCATTTCTCCGCAGGCGCTTTCCGCGATCTTTCCAGAAGCGCTCATCGAACAGGAGGTGAGCGAGAAGAGAGAGATTCCCATCCCCGAGCCTGTTTTGAGAGAGTACGCCGTCTTCAGACCGACGCCACTCTACAGGGCCACTTATTTGGAAGAATACCTTCAAACGCCGGCGCGCATCTACTACAAGTACGAAGGTGCCAGCCCCACGGGTAGCCACAAGACGAACACAGCACTCGCACAGGCTTACTACAACAAGATTTCCGGTACGAAGAGGTTGGTCACGGAAACTGGAGCGGGTCAATGGGGAAGTGCGCTGTGCTATGCGGGGGCGAAGTTCGGCTTAACTGTGAACGTGTTCATGGTGAGGATCAGCTACGAGCAAAAGCCCATGCGCAAGTACTTGATGAAGCTCTTCGGTGGCGATGTCGTGCCGAGCCCGAGCGACAGGACGAATTTTGGAAGGTCTCTGCTCGAAAAGAACGGGGACATGCCGGGCAGTCTGGGCATAGCCATCAGTGAGGCGATAGAAGTTGCCGTGTCCGACCCGGGCACGAAATATTCTTTGGGAAGCGTGTTGAACCACGTACTGTTGCACCAAACGGTGATAGGGTTGGAGATCAAAAAACAACTCGCGCTCTTGAACGAAACGCCCACAATAGTTCTGGGTTGTCACGGTGGAGGCTCGAACTTCGCAGGGACGATCCTTCCCTTCGTACCGGACAAGTTGGCGGGCAAGAACATAAGGCTCATCGCGTGTGAGCCAACGGCATGTCCGTCCTTGACGAAGGGAAGATACGAGTACGACTACGGCGATACGGCGGGCATGACGCCACTGTTGAAGATGTACACGCTCGGGAAAGATTTCATCCCTCCAAAGATCCACGCGGGTGGACTGCGTTACCACGGGGCTGCACCGATCGTTTCACGGCTCTTGAAGGAAGGTTTGATCGAGGCGGTCGCGTTCGACCAAGAAGAAGTGTTCAACGCAGCCAGACTGTTCGCAAAACTCGAAGGGATAGTACCCGCACCGGAGAGTTCCTACGCGATATACGGTGCGATCAAGGAAGCTCTAAGGGCGAAAGAAGAAAAGAAGGAAGAAGTCATCGTGTTCAACCTCAGTGGCCACGGTCTGTTCGACCTCATTGCCTACGTTTCTTGA
- a CDS encoding mannonate dehydratase: MKIVFRWFGDDDPVKLEHIRQIPGVEGIVGALFDVPVGEVWPLEKIMKLKAKVESHGLKLEVIESVNVHEDIKLGLPTRRKYIDNYKDTIVNLAKAGIKIVTYNFMPVFDWLRTDLRYKLCDGSETMYYDDELVRNITPKQLVAMMKQNAANFVLPGWEWDRLAELEKTLNMYGGMREEDLFENLVYFLKEIVPVCEQLNVKMALHPDDPPWSVFNLPRIVTCQENIERILKSVDSPSNTLALCTGSLGVNTKNDIPKMIRHFGSMKRISFVHLRNFKLLGERKFYESAHPSFCGSLDMFQIVKALHEVGYDGYLRPDHGRTIWNEKARPGYGLYDRALGACYILGLWEAFSSKD; the protein is encoded by the coding sequence TTGAAGATCGTCTTTCGCTGGTTCGGTGATGACGATCCGGTGAAGCTCGAACACATCAGACAAATCCCAGGCGTGGAAGGAATCGTCGGTGCGCTCTTCGACGTACCCGTGGGTGAAGTTTGGCCCTTGGAGAAGATAATGAAACTGAAGGCGAAGGTGGAATCCCACGGTTTGAAACTCGAAGTGATCGAGAGTGTGAACGTGCACGAGGATATAAAGCTCGGTCTTCCCACAAGGAGAAAGTACATCGACAACTACAAAGATACGATCGTGAACCTCGCAAAGGCAGGAATAAAAATCGTCACCTACAACTTCATGCCCGTGTTCGATTGGCTCAGGACGGATCTGAGATACAAACTTTGCGACGGCTCAGAAACGATGTACTACGACGATGAACTGGTGCGAAACATCACACCGAAACAACTCGTCGCGATGATGAAGCAGAACGCCGCGAACTTTGTCTTACCCGGATGGGAGTGGGACAGGCTCGCAGAACTGGAAAAGACTCTGAACATGTACGGAGGCATGAGGGAGGAGGATCTCTTCGAGAACTTGGTGTACTTTCTGAAAGAAATCGTTCCCGTGTGTGAACAGTTGAATGTGAAGATGGCTCTGCACCCCGACGATCCACCTTGGAGCGTTTTCAACCTTCCAAGGATCGTCACATGTCAAGAGAACATAGAAAGAATTCTCAAGAGTGTGGACAGTCCGTCCAACACGCTCGCTCTCTGCACAGGCTCGCTCGGTGTCAACACGAAGAACGACATACCAAAGATGATACGACACTTCGGTTCGATGAAGAGGATCAGCTTCGTTCACTTGAGAAACTTCAAACTGCTTGGGGAGAGAAAATTCTACGAGAGCGCACATCCAAGCTTTTGTGGCTCGCTCGACATGTTCCAGATCGTCAAAGCTCTGCACGAAGTTGGCTATGACGGTTATCTCAGACCCGACCACGGAAGGACGATCTGGAACGAGAAAGCCAGGCCCGGTTATGGTCTTTACGACAGGGCACTCGGTGCGTGTTACATACTCGGCCTGTGGGAGGCGTTCAGCTCGAAAGACTGA
- a CDS encoding C13 family peptidase — MRTKCLCCLCVLLFLLVMFIVTSCATIQEQDQMRLAAVAIADQLGLPKTSQSTDDRFIIFYATELKSGDIVSEGAPFKSLRKAVPEEARWLFVLDKNPLGRFAHDVVYIYLNEDFEIVEQHDAEWMPFVNDQPLFLGEIYRPSFSKIKWNNFELAVSESVVASEVVVSVPANCALVVNGNDPTRYPDVGISKDKEHMEQFYRRFYGENAVRTLDYPNNSKANFENAVDALVQGGAMRVTVYISSHGSRDKLVMGESVLTSEDLRNIIRNHSGTKFYVILDACHSGSFIDDLWYDGLTNLLAIMTATDADHLSYGDCDGKKDPNPEDSGGEWTSGFHETLVSYTSSHIAWDFVRYIASIHYVELEQVLYKMAFDRAWELDCTRISRFSFPQYCGWTPTGEAQ; from the coding sequence ATGAGGACAAAGTGTCTTTGCTGCCTATGTGTTCTGCTGTTTCTGTTGGTGATGTTCATCGTTACATCCTGCGCCACGATTCAAGAACAAGATCAAATGAGATTGGCCGCGGTTGCCATTGCTGATCAACTTGGTTTACCAAAAACGAGTCAGTCGACGGACGACAGGTTCATAATCTTCTACGCAACAGAACTGAAAAGCGGTGATATCGTTTCGGAAGGTGCCCCGTTCAAGAGCCTGCGAAAAGCAGTGCCAGAGGAAGCAAGATGGCTCTTCGTTCTCGACAAGAATCCTCTCGGAAGATTTGCCCATGATGTTGTTTACATCTACTTGAACGAGGATTTTGAAATCGTCGAACAACACGATGCCGAATGGATGCCTTTCGTGAACGATCAACCACTGTTCCTCGGTGAAATTTATCGTCCATCGTTCTCGAAAATCAAGTGGAACAATTTCGAGCTGGCTGTCTCTGAGTCGGTCGTTGCTTCAGAAGTCGTGGTGAGTGTACCTGCCAACTGTGCGTTGGTGGTGAATGGCAACGACCCAACGCGCTATCCTGATGTCGGTATTTCCAAGGACAAAGAACACATGGAACAGTTCTACAGGCGCTTCTATGGGGAAAATGCTGTTAGGACGTTGGACTATCCAAACAATTCAAAAGCGAATTTTGAAAATGCTGTCGACGCTCTTGTTCAAGGCGGTGCTATGCGCGTGACGGTTTACATTTCTTCTCATGGTAGCAGAGATAAGTTGGTCATGGGAGAAAGTGTTTTGACCTCTGAGGATCTTCGTAACATCATCAGGAATCATTCTGGAACGAAGTTCTATGTGATCCTCGATGCATGTCATTCGGGAAGCTTCATCGATGACCTGTGGTACGATGGTTTGACAAATCTGTTGGCTATAATGACTGCAACTGATGCTGATCATTTATCTTACGGCGACTGCGATGGGAAGAAAGATCCAAACCCAGAAGATTCCGGCGGAGAGTGGACGAGCGGGTTCCATGAAACTCTGGTTTCTTACACTTCTTCTCACATAGCCTGGGATTTTGTGCGGTACATTGCATCGATCCACTACGTCGAATTGGAACAAGTTCTGTACAAGATGGCTTTTGATCGTGCTTGGGAGCTCGATTGTACTCGCATCTCAAGATTCTCTTTTCCACAATACTGTGGTTGGACTCCAACTGGTGAAGCTCAATAG